TGTGGTTGGTGAGGTCCCCGCTTAATCTCCCCGAGATATTACGGGACCAACACCACGTCGTAACGAAAGAATTACCCCCAATGGGCCCAGTCACTAATGGAAGCATTTTTATTAGTTTCAAGCCGGTAAAGTCTATTAAATTTATCTTTTAGCAAACAGTCACCAAGCCACAAGTCGTCCCAAAAACTAGTGCGCGATCCATCTATAATTCTTTTTTTAAGTGAGTTAGCAAACGGTGCAccattatgattaatatttttacCCACTTTAATAATACCCGCCCAAATGGAAGAAAGATGATTAGCGGGGAGAGGGACACCGTTGCCTAGTCCCCCTTCGTCGCCATAGATGTTTTTGATGACGGACACCCAAAGAGGGCCATTTTCTTTTTTTAAATCGCCACCACCATTTTGCTAGTAAAGCATGGCTTTTTAAGGCAAGTGGGGCAATATCCAACCCTTCCAAATCACGCGGTCTAAGGCAGGTGTCCCATTTAACCCATGATGACCCACCCCAGAAAAACCGACGCCTCAGCCCCTCTAATTTATCGACAACACAAACAGGGGCCGAATATAGTGAAAAAAATAAAGAGGTAAGCTAGATAAAACCGATTTAATTAGTGTGAGCCTTCCCCCGTACGATAGTGATCTTGCTTTCCAATCCGCGAGCCGTTTTCCAAACTTTTCAAAGACCGGGTCCCATGCTTTTGATTGCTTCATAAACGAACCAAGGGGAAGACCAAGATAATTAATGGGAAAAGTGCCCGCCACGCAACCTAGCCAGCCCGCCATATTCTCTGTTTCCTCCTTTGAAACCCCTGGGCCGCAGACACAACTTTTATGAAAGTTGATTCGTAGTCCCGAAGCCGCTTCAAAACATTTAAGGATTTTAGTGAGGTTCCGCACATTTCTCCTATTCCACTCACCAAAGAACAATGTGTCATCTGCATATTGTAAGTGTGTTACCCTGGTATCCCCCATTCTGATGCTGATTCCATCAAAATGATTAGAGGCCGCAGCTACTTTAGTTAAGTGGTTCAATCCCCCGGCCACCATGATGAATAGGTACGGGGATAGCGGATCCCCTTGACGAACATCTTTTTGAAGAGAAAATTCTTTCGTGGAGACCTATTAATCAAAATTGAGACTGAGGCGGAGGATAAACACGCATAAATCCATTTGCACCACCTAGAACCAAAACCCATTAAGACCATGATTTCCATTAAGAAACCCCAGTTGATACTGTCAAAGGCCTTCTCGAAATCAACCTTGAATAAAAACCCTTTTTCGTTTGGTAACCTTTAAATCGTGAAGAACCTCATTTGCTATCAAAACCCCATCAAGAATGTACTGGTTTTTATATATGCACTTTGTTCGAATCCAATAACTGATGAGATAACCCGTTGAAGCCTTTTCGTTAAAACCTTGGATATTATCTTATAGTAGCACCCGATTAAACTTATAGGTCGGTAATCCCCGAAACCACGTTGATCATTTTTCTCGTAAATTAAAGCAACGAAAGAAGAGTTACACCCTTTTGAAATTTCTCCTACTTCCCAAAACCGAGTGAAAGCCTCAAGGAGCTCATTTTTAATCACTTCCCAATATTTGATAAAAAAATCTCATGTTAAAACCGTCAGGGCCCGGGGCTTTTTCGCCCCCACAATCTTTTATCGCATCATGAATTTCCGCAAGGGTGAAGTGTTTTTCAAGACCCGTTGCTTCTTCGGTTGACAATTTCTTGTCAAGGGGACCACTTATTTTGAACGATCTCGGGTTTGTGTCACTAAATTTGTTTTTGATATAATTGAAAGCCATTGATTTAATCTTATCGGGATTTTCCGTCCACAATCCATTTGAATTAATGCCCCTGATGTTATTTTTATTTTGCCTCCTTTTGATACAAGAGTGAAAAAATTTACTATTTTCGTCTCCGTCCTTTTTGTTTCAGAATCTCCTCCTTTTCTTTGTCTTTTTGAAACCACATTTTCCTCGCCTCTACCCATGATGCAATTTTAGCGTCCGTATGATCCCGAGATCCGACTATTTCATCCCACCTTACCACTTCTTTCTGAAGAGTATCTATCTCCACGTTAAGGCTATTGAATTTCGGGTTACATTTCTCTTTCAGCTTTTCTTTAACTTTCTTTAACTTATCTCGAAATTTGCAATCAGCCCTTGGATTTCTAATGCAATCCCTCCATGCATCTTTGATCAAGTCATCGCATTTACCATCTTCGTACCAGTTGTTAAAAATTCTTGTAGGTTTAGGTCCAAAGTCGTTATTAGACTCCTTTAGAATGATGGGACAATGATCAGAGTGTTCCCTATCAAGTGTACAGGCTGTTATGCCCTCCCAAGAAGCTAGACACGCTTCCGAAACTAGGAACCTATCAAGCTTACTGTATTTAAGACCATCATAGCTGAATCTGTGAGCTTCGTACCCCCCATTGGAATCTCTATGAGATGCGTGGTATCGATGAAGTTGTTAAACATTTTTGCCCTATTCTCAATAAAATCACAATTTTTCATTTCTGATCTCCTTCTAACCTCATTAAAATCCCCACATATGATCCAGTCATCGACATCAACCTGCATAATATTCTCAAGACTTTCCCAAAATTtttatttcagattatcattatgaGGTCCATAAACATTTATTATAATCGAATCCGCTAGTTTACCCACCCACCAGCCCCTAATTCTCAAAAAGAAATCCCTTTCAACCGCCCCCACAACATTAAACCTCGACGGGTCCCATATCAGAATTAGCCCACTCGAATACCCGATGGAAGGTTTGAAAACGTAATTGAAATTTTGGTGCCCCCATAACATTTCGACAAGACCCTCTTTTACATGTTGCCTTTTCGATTCTTGGATAGCAAGAACATCAGGATTATGAAAACGAATCAATTTTTTAGCCATCTAAATTTCTCCTTTTCAAGTTTCCCAAGCTCACGCATGTTTATAGATATTATCTTCATTTTTAAAAAAGTAAAGATAGAAAACGACTTACAGAGGGGAAAATTAGTTCCCTGATGGAGGCCCGATCCATTCAAGCCCTATCTCctcatatatatttgtttatataaatTTCTACTTAACCCAAAGCTACATTCTAAATGTTTGTTAGAAGACACAATGTTATTTCAAATAGTGAACAAAGAGATATTACAGAATAAAACTTTTTTCATACAAACGATGCAGTCTCTAATTAACATTGAAATGCTAAATAATTAAACAAAAGTATTTGAATACATTTTGATTTTCGAATAACAGTTTGAGATCACTCAGCGGGACTAATGCGCTCACGCAATCATCTTCCGCAGTTGCATAACCTGCTCCGAATTGCTGCCTTGGAGAAAACCCGAACCAATAGACCATTACCTACACAAAgataaaaaatatttaaatatttactattttctttaaaaaaaacatgGATTTAACTACCTAGCTTATATCCATATCCAATTATTCATCCATATTTATAAATAGAAATTTAATAATATTTTCCAAATTTAACAAAAATTAAATTTTATTGAAATAATTGTTTTTAAATGTATAACTTTGTTAATTACAATATATTATGATTTACATTATtatattgataaaaaaaattataacttATAAAATGACTGTATTAACTTGTGTCTTATGTAACTACTAACTTTAGGCAAGATTCCGGTGATTAATAGATAGGTGAAGTGGATAGTAGATGaaacttatttaaaaaaaaaaaaaaaaaaaaaaaaaaaaaaaaaaaaaaaaactttgctacctTATACATATATAGTTACAGATAATTAGATAATACAAAAGATAACAGAAATCAATTCcttaaataaaagaattatgttacCAATTTATTTAGCTAGAAtgtcaacacaatatatatatcatGCACCTATTTTTGTACAATATATTCAAGGAAATTAATTTGGATCGTCCAAATCTAATTAGAAATTATGTATGCATGACCAACTATAAAAGCATGATAAGTGATTCACAAATGAATTAACCTGTTTTCTGTTTCTCAATTCATTTCAAAAGATGAATTCTTCTCCAGTTGCCACTCTGATCTTATTCTCTTTGTTTTTCTCTTGCAATGTGGCAACAACGATTAGTTCACAAGATAATATTCATACCATGTTTCAACTTCCTTCTTCTGTTTCCAAATCGACACCTGATCATCAAGGTAATCCCACTTTCATTTTCATAATTATTTATTTTTCCAGTaataattagtatatatatttaataatactaactgTTTTGTTCTTTTTTGAAACAAAATGTTACGCTCAAATTTGTACATCGGTTTTATGTATTAGTCATACTCTTACACATGTATATGAATTAATACaagtcaaatatatatatatatatatatatatatatatatatatatagacttttGTGGCTTTGTCTATATACCATTCTAATTAAACATTTCTAGACACAAGCATTTTTTAATAAGAAATGTTACACTTTAAAAGAATATGCATACAAAAGGATGTAGCCATTTCCTCTTGATTTATCTGTCTTCATCTTACATGTAAGTGTGCGCTTTTCCTACATATTTTTATTACAATTTAACTTTTTACGGAATAATAGTTTTTTTCTTCTTTTAGTACTCCGTATAAAGTCAGACTCCGTATATATTATTTGCATAGAAAATGATAGTTTAGTTTCGATATCACGTGTTTTAAAATGATAAACATAGTTATCAAATGATGATGGCCGGTTATGATCTTGTTGATATACGTACGGACTATTACTCatttttcatatatatttatatttaatttgaaTTTGATGATCGTCTATTTTAGGTGGAGGGTTTGCAAGTGGAAGCATAGATTTGGGAGGTTTAGTTGTGACTCATGTGACATCATTCAAGAAAATATGGTCAACGAATGAAGGTGGCTCCGGGACAACATTTTATGATCCTGTTTCAATCCCACATGGTTTTTCAAGTTTAGGATCATATGCACATCCAAACAACATCCCACTTTTTGGACATTTTCTTGTAGCAAAAGATGTGTCAAACAATCCCGTTAAACCAAGTCTCAAATCACCAACTGATTACGTTCTTAAGTGGTCTAGCCACTCGTTAAATAGAAAGAAAAAAGACGGTGAAGCTTATGTGTGGCACCCAATCGCCCCGTACGGCTACAAGGCTATTGGGTACGTGATCACTCGCGAATTTAACAAGCCGTCACTTGATAAAGTGAGTTGTGTTCATGTCGACTTTACAGATGATCATGATCACATTCCAATGAAGAAACCAAATATTATTCCAAATGCTGATCAAATGACGGTTTTATTTGAGAACAAGAACGTTATTGATATGAACGGTTTGCAAGTTCATAGTTCTATGGGTGGTTTCAAGATGAAAAACGAACGTCTAGGGAAGTTGAAGGCTAATGATGACTTGGAAAACATGCCGAATATGACACAAATTCAAGAGTTGATAAACAAGTACTCTCCCATCATTTATTTCCATCCGGATGAAGAATACCTGCCTTCATCGGTTGATTGGTTTTTCGATAGTGGCGCATTGATTTACCATAGCCAAGGGGAAGAGTCTTACCCTAGTGCAATTGAGAAAAATGGCGCGAACCTTCCACAATTTGGTCAAGATGATGAAACTTATTGGCTCGATCTTCCGGTTGATGATTTGAGTAAAGATAGAGTTAAGACTGGCAATCTACAAAAGGCTACTTCTTATGCTCATGTTAAGCCGGTTGGCGGAGGACTATTTACTGATATTACCATTTGGGTGTTTCACCCTTTTAATGGTCCATCAACGGCAAAAGTGTTGTCTTTTACTATACCATTAGGAAAGGTGGGTGAGCATGTAGGTGATTGGGAACATATCACATTAAGGATAAGCAATATTAATGGAGAGTTGAACAGTGTATACTTTGCGCGACATAGTTGGGGCGAATGGATCGGTGCATCGGGGTTGGAATTCGACGCGAATAATAGAATAGTGGCTTACTCGGCGTTACATAGCCATGGATTGTATGCAAGATCAGGGGATGTTCGTTATGGATGGGTAGGTGCAAAAATTGCTGGCATGCTAGACAAGTTGGCCTCGAGCGATAAGGTTATGGACACGAGTGCTCGCACGGTGGTTGTGGCGGCCGAGTATTTGGGTGGTGTGGTTGTTGAGCCACCGTGGTTGAACTATACGAGGAGGTGGGGTCCACATATAGATTATAATGTTGAAGATGAATTGGGTTTTGTAGTAAAAATGTTACCATGGTATCAAAGGATAGTCATTGGGCAAATTATTAAAAGGTTACCAAAAGAATTGTTTAGTGAAGATGGACCAACAGGACCAAAAGCTAAGAGGAGTTGGAATGGAGATGAGGATCTTTACTTAGTTCAACTAAGACCTGAGGCTATTTAATTTCATTTACTATTTTTGATGCAGCTGGTTAAATCTTGAAGCTACATATATACTAGCAACTTACTAGAGTATTTGTACGGTTTTTATGGTAGTGCTATTTTACTTCATTGTTTGGCATATTATCTATTCCGTACAGTATTAATGAAAATCTGAATGGTTTTCGTTATTGTTTAGTAGTATTTTTGATGACTTTTAGACTTTTAATCATCTTATTGAAAGCAAGATCGATTTCCAAACTTGCATATACATACTGTTTGTCGATCGAATTTATTAACATGTAATAAACTCAAAGAAAACAATAAACAGGCGACGGGCAACACAATATTgagtatatattataattttatatagAGTAGCATACCTTCTTACTATAATACGGATAATACGGAATGCAAATCagatgataaatataaatatttaagtatTTCTAATTAAAATAAAGTAATATTATATGTtacttaaaattaattataaattctAGTTAGTTActccagctttttttttttttcttctggaaAAGCAACAATTTTTATTCATATAAACAACATTTATAGAGATGCCAAAGGAGCATACTAATGTCCCAATATGCTTACATAAGTACCAATATTTATAAGCTAAAACGTAAGACTACAAATTGAAAATGCAATGAAGTTCTAGCCTATTCCCGTTCTAGACGTGCACAAAGCATCGAATGATAAAGGATTTATAAGCCAACTTGACCACTCGATCTCGAAACCTTTCACTCTATTTGATACCCATAAATGACTCAACACTTGAATTTCACTAACGATCGTCGCACTGCACTGCTTGTTTCGTTTGAAGACCGATTCATTACAATGTTTCCATAACATGTATCCGGTTACCCATTCCACCGCTTGCCAAAGCGTTTACCCAAAGTTTGACTTGAATGTGAATCCGTTACCCTTGAATGCCTCGTCCAAGTTCATATTACCAGGAAATCCAATTCGTCACCATTTATAAATGAACTCCCAAACTTCACGTGCTCTTTTGCAAGATATGAGTGAATGTTCTGCTGTTTCTAGATTATCGTCACATATCGGACACCTCACCGAATCTAAATCTAATATACGTTTATCAAGCTCGGCCCGACACGGAATTCTACGTTTGCTAGCCCGCCAAATAAATAGCCCGACTTTTGATGGAACCAAGTTGTTTCGTTGTGTTTCGGGCAGGGAAGTATTTTCGTTGACCATTTCCCGCTTGTTGAAAGCCGCCAGACCCAAGAATCTATCCCATCATTTTTGAAAACTGTTCCAGCAATTTCTTCTTCCAGTTTCTTAACTTCGCTAGCTAACCTACCTGTTAAAGATCTCGACCAGTTCCAGGAAAATGTAAACTCGCTGTTTGACATTTATACCAAGTCACTAACCCACGCCTCTTTGTTTGAAACAATTCTATAAAGCCTCGAGTACCTGTCCTTTAGAATGCTATTGCCATACCAAATATCTTCCCAAAATAACGTGAGAGAACCATCGAATAAAAGTTTCTTAAAGGAAGTAGAGAATTCAATGCCTAAGGCATCGATCACTCTACCAGCCTCCAAGATTGATTTCCAAGTGGAGTTGTTGCCTTTGGGTTTGAAGTTTGAATTAAAACCCAACCCCCCGTCCCTCCCGAAAATACTTTTGATAATGCGAACCCATAAAACGTTTCCGTTATTGTGAAATTTCCACCACCATTTCCCTAAAAGAGTTAAATTTTTTGCTTTTAAAGATCCCACATTTAAATACCCCTCACTAAAAGGTAACATAATTGACCCATTTGACCTATGAATTTTTTTTAGACTCATATGAGACCCCCCTCCCCCCCCAAAAAGAAACGACTTCTCATACCTTCGAGTTTTTTGACGACACAAGAAGGAGCGAGAAATATAGAGAAGAAATACAATGGTAGGCTACTCAGGACTGATTTAACTAAGGTTAACCGACCCCCAAAAGACATCGCACATGCTTTCCAATCGGCCAATCTTTTGTTGAATTTACTCACTACCGGGTCCCATTCTTTTGATATTTTCATATTACCACCGATAGGAAGTCCCAAATACAAGAACGGGAATTTTTTTACTTTACACCCGAGCCAATTAGCCACTGCATTAATCTCGCTATCTTGAATACCAACATCAAGTATGCAACTTTTATTTACATTTACCTTAAGACCGGATGTTTGTTCAAAACATTTGATCAACTTTATGAGATTTCGCAAGTTCCTTTTGCTCCATTCCCCAAAAAAACCGTATCGTTGGCATATTGAAGGTGGGAGACTAAAGCATTATCCCGACCAATTTCTATGCCTTTAAGCATTTGAGCTTCAATTGCACTTTTAATCATGACATTAAGTCCTTCAACCGCCATAATGAATAAATATGGAGATAGAGGATCGCCTTGCCTCACGCCTTTTTCTAATTTAAATTCTTTCGTGGGAGACCCGTTAACTAACACTGACACTGATGCCGAAGATAAACAAGCTTTCATCCATCTAATCCACCTTTCGCCGAACCCCATATACATCATGATTTCGAATAAATAATCCCAATTTAGACTATCGAAAGCTTTTTCGAAGTTCGCTTTGAAAATGAAACTTTTCTTTTTCCGTCCTACTAAGTCGTTTATTGATTCATTAGCCACGAGAATGATGTCGAGTATATGTCTGCCTTGAATGTACGCACTTTGTTCTTCACCAATAATTGATCCTAACACCTTTCGCAATCGTAATGATAACGCTTTAGAAAGAATTTTGTAATAACTCCCAATGAGGCTTATCGGACGATAATCACCGAGGTTTAAAGGGTCTTTTTTCTTGGGGAGTAGTGTGATAAACGAGCTGTTGCACCCCCTGGAAATTTCCCCGTGCTCCTAAAAATGATGAATGGCTTTCATAAAATCTTCTTTGATAACCTCCCAAAACATTTTATAAAATTTGATATTGAACCCTTCCGGCCCCGGTGCTTTGGAGCATCCGCAACTTTTAATAGCTAAAAGGATTTTAGATTCACTGAACGGGGCTTCTAGAAACTCAGCATTGACATGATCAAGTTTTTTGAAACGTGAAGACTCGTCTAAGGATAGTGTACGACTACTATGCTGGGAGAACATGTTTTGAAAATAGTTAAACACTTCATCTTTGATCTTCACTAGATTCTCGCACCATGAGCCGTTTATATTCAGACACCGTATAGAATTTTTATTTAAATTTTCGATTGATGATTCTATGGAAATATTTGCTGTTTTCATCTCCCTCGAGTGCCCATTTAACTTTCGCCTTTTGCTTCGGAATACTTGCCAATTCTTTATCTCTTTGTAACCATTCTTTTCTTGTCGACATCCACTCATCTATTCTGATTGACTTAGAACATCGGCGTCTGCTTTTGACTCTCATTTTAACACTTCATCTTGTAGCTTTTTTAATTCATCATTAAGCACCCCGAAGTTCCTATTACCTTTTTCTTTAAGAGCACTTTTAACGTTCTTTAACTTGTCCCAGAATCTACAATCAAACCTAGAACCGTGAATATGCTGCTCCCACCCCGAATTTATGACTTCCAAAGAACCTTCTTGTTCGATCCAATTATCATATACTCGAATTGGTTTTGGCCCAAAATCTGTGTTCCCATCTTTTAGTATGATTGGGCAATGATCCGAGTGTTTACGCTCAAGAGCACAAGTCGCAAGTCCTTCCCAAATTTCTAAGAATCTATCCGAAACCAAAAATCTGTCAAGTTTGCTGAATTTCGTACCATCATCACTGACCCTAGTGAACATTTTTCCACCCATAGGTATTTCTAACAGCTTGTTTTGATCGGTGAATTCGTTGAATAACCTAGCCCTATGCTCAATGAAATTACAATTCCTACGCTCTGTTGGATATCTCACTTCATTGAAATCACCTCCTAATACCCACGCTACATTATCTAACTCCATCACATTATCAAGATCGTCCCACATTATTTTCTTTTTCATATCACTGTGAGGCCCATAAATGTTAATTAGCACTGTATCAACAGAACTACCCAACCAATTCCCTCTACTGGCTAAAAAGTGATTTTTTTTCTACACCTTGCACGAAGTTGAAAGTTGTTTTATTTCAAATGGTTATGATCCCTCCCGATTTGGCCACTGCTTTTTTGTACACATGCCCAAAATTGGTCGAACCCCACACATATTTCATCTAAAAGTCAGATACCTCTTTCAATTTGGTTTCTTGTAACATAACTACATCAGGCATTTGGTTTTGAATCAAATCTTTGACCCAACGCCATTTGCCATTAGGATTATCTCCAAAACCTCTGATATTTAAAGACAAGATCTTCATTGAAACAAGTTAACAAACGAAAACGAAAACACTCACCTGGATTTATTGCTTTTGAGGATACACACTTTTAAGACCCAATATTTTTTTTTCCAAATTCACTGACTTCTAAACTACTGCCCGATAGTGTCGAATCTATACCTTTACTATACGATCTTGGACGAATAGACCAGCTTTACTCGTAAAATTCTTCAACTTTCATTTTTACACACATACACATAAGTTTCTTTTAATtggtaaaataataaaattatatttattgtGGAATATTCAAATGAATCCAACAATTTCCTTGAAATTCATGGAATCAATGAGAGCGCGATAATAATTTGTTCTCACATGTAATTAAAAACTACTCCATTACATGTGCTTGac
The window above is part of the Rutidosis leptorrhynchoides isolate AG116_Rl617_1_P2 chromosome 1, CSIRO_AGI_Rlap_v1, whole genome shotgun sequence genome. Proteins encoded here:
- the LOC139849422 gene encoding hypothetical protein At1g04090-like encodes the protein MNSSPVATLILFSLFFSCNVATTISSQDNIHTMFQLPSSVSKSTPDHQGGGFASGSIDLGGLVVTHVTSFKKIWSTNEGGSGTTFYDPVSIPHGFSSLGSYAHPNNIPLFGHFLVAKDVSNNPVKPSLKSPTDYVLKWSSHSLNRKKKDGEAYVWHPIAPYGYKAIGYVITREFNKPSLDKVSCVHVDFTDDHDHIPMKKPNIIPNADQMTVLFENKNVIDMNGLQVHSSMGGFKMKNERLGKLKANDDLENMPNMTQIQELINKYSPIIYFHPDEEYLPSSVDWFFDSGALIYHSQGEESYPSAIEKNGANLPQFGQDDETYWLDLPVDDLSKDRVKTGNLQKATSYAHVKPVGGGLFTDITIWVFHPFNGPSTAKVLSFTIPLGKVGEHVGDWEHITLRISNINGELNSVYFARHSWGEWIGASGLEFDANNRIVAYSALHSHGLYARSGDVRYGWVGAKIAGMLDKLASSDKVMDTSARTVVVAAEYLGGVVVEPPWLNYTRRWGPHIDYNVEDELGFVVKMLPWYQRIVIGQIIKRLPKELFSEDGPTGPKAKRSWNGDEDLYLVQLRPEAI
- the LOC139849435 gene encoding uncharacterized protein, whose translation is MKILSLNIRGFGDNPNGKWRWVKDLIQNQMPDVVMLQETKLKEKKNHFLASRGNWLGSSVDTVLINIYGPHSDMKKKIMWDDLDNVMELDNVAWVLGGDFNEVRYPTERRNCNFIEHRARLFNEFTDQNKLLEIPMGGKMFTRVSDDGTKFSKLDRFLVSDRFLEIWEGLATCALERKHSDHCPIILKDGNTDFGPKPIRVYDNWIEQEGSLEVINSGWEQHIHGSRFDCRFWDKLKNVKSALKEKGNRNFGVLNDELKKLQDEVLK